One Syntrophorhabdaceae bacterium DNA segment encodes these proteins:
- a CDS encoding PAS domain S-box protein — translation MKDLSKAKQALLQEISSLKEKIRELEQAKDASGLTEALRTEEEHQRLFETMTQGVIYYSATGEMVSANPAAQRILGLSLEQMLGKTFERANWKLIREDGSELPAEEHPIRTVLRTGKPVERFVLGILNPVKDTLTWLSTSQIPLFNQGETSPFQVYAMFDDITDRKLAQAEAEHLASFPELNLNPILEVNLSGEIIFCNPATKRVLKDLGGNERDPHVFLPPDCQAILRDWNRINDFTLVREISVRDRIFGETIHLVARFGVMRIYVSDITEYKRSEEALRISQLRLSEAMDLAHIVYWEHDPIAGLFILNDPFYALYRTTAEMEGGYELTTEEFAKRFIHPDDLPLLNGIMGQTGAATDQESLTDFEHRIIRRDGEIRHVLVRRRVVTDDSGRIVRRYGVNQDITERKRAEQKIIESERSLQAILAASPIGIGQVKDRVIQWVNEAMCQLSGYTLKELKGKSTRILHESDESFRLVGESLYTIGEAEHRLVRKDGTLRDIFVHISTTGSYSFTFTVTDITRLKQIERDLKKSELLYRTLVETSSEIIMLRDANRKRVYVSPNVTKVLGYTVDEFLAESRAGFVHPDSAAAVDATRPWALAHPGEPVHFVARGRHKDGSWRWFEFTVRNLLQDPNVASMVFNLHDITELKEAEEALRASQLHLTEAMDLAHIVYWEFDPEAQTYIFNDPFYALYGTTAEREGGYRMTREEYAKRFIYPDDLPLFYQFVKQNTSRSELNSVGQIEHRVIRRDGEVRHIVGRASVIKDDSGRIVKRYGANQDITDRKKMEEALQEGEEKFRRMFEESPLGMVMVDSGFHFIRTNAAFCRMLGYTEQELAALTFKDITHPEHLDSDVRNVGDLTSGKIPLYRTEKRYIRKNKTILWGSITVNIIRDRDGQFSHFLTTIEDISQRKQAEEEKRRLESQLHQASKLEAIGTLAGGVAHDFNNILTSLLGYAALLKMKLNNPTLQAYVDQILSASHKATDLIQSLLAFSRQQAIRLEPVSLHRMIRGTEKLLKRLLTEDIRVRTMLSEEDITIMADATQIDQILFNLATNARDAMPQGGALTIETKSVELDNDFRRFYGFGEPGRYALLAVSDTGVGMDEATKEHIFDPFFTTKEVGKGTGLGLSTVYGIVKQHNGYINVYSEPNKGTTFHIYLPAVAKAGEDDASAPAPIKGGNETILIAEDNEPLRTLIGKILMEYGYKTIEAVDGADAVEQFKNAVSVDLLLLDSVMPRKNGWEAYQEIRKIKPDIKVVFTSGHTRDVFLDKGIEDGKLNFLKKPILPQTLLQKIREVLDHEDSN, via the coding sequence ATGAAGGACCTATCCAAAGCAAAGCAGGCTTTGCTCCAAGAAATATCTTCTTTAAAGGAAAAGATACGAGAACTCGAACAAGCCAAAGATGCGAGCGGACTTACTGAAGCGCTTCGCACAGAGGAAGAGCACCAGCGTTTGTTCGAGACCATGACCCAGGGGGTTATCTACTACTCGGCAACGGGCGAAATGGTTTCGGCGAATCCCGCCGCTCAGCGAATTCTGGGGCTTTCTCTCGAGCAGATGCTCGGAAAAACATTCGAACGCGCAAATTGGAAGCTGATCCGAGAGGATGGCTCCGAATTGCCCGCTGAAGAACATCCGATAAGGACGGTCCTCAGGACAGGCAAGCCGGTTGAGCGTTTTGTCCTGGGCATCCTTAATCCGGTCAAGGACACGCTCACCTGGCTGTCGACGAGCCAGATCCCGCTGTTTAATCAAGGAGAGACCTCGCCCTTTCAGGTATATGCCATGTTTGATGATATCACTGACCGCAAACTGGCGCAGGCTGAGGCCGAACACTTAGCATCGTTCCCCGAGCTTAACCTCAACCCGATCCTGGAAGTAAACTTGTCGGGCGAGATCATATTCTGCAATCCGGCCACGAAAAGAGTACTGAAAGATCTCGGCGGAAATGAGAGAGACCCCCACGTGTTTCTTCCCCCGGACTGCCAGGCTATCTTGAGAGACTGGAACAGAATAAATGATTTTACCCTGGTTCGGGAGATATCGGTCAGGGACAGGATCTTTGGCGAAACCATTCATCTTGTGGCCCGATTCGGCGTCATGCGCATCTATGTCAGCGACATCACCGAATACAAGAGATCGGAGGAGGCTTTGCGCATAAGTCAGCTCCGGCTCTCGGAGGCGATGGATCTCGCTCACATCGTTTACTGGGAGCATGATCCCATAGCCGGACTATTCATTTTGAACGATCCTTTCTATGCTTTGTATAGGACCACGGCCGAGATGGAAGGCGGATATGAGTTAACCACAGAAGAGTTCGCGAAACGGTTCATACATCCTGACGATTTGCCGCTCTTAAACGGTATCATGGGACAGACAGGCGCGGCAACGGATCAGGAATCCTTGACCGATTTTGAGCATCGCATCATTCGCCGCGATGGAGAAATACGCCATGTTCTCGTGCGCAGAAGGGTAGTGACGGATGATTCTGGCCGGATTGTGCGAAGATACGGTGTAAACCAGGATATCACGGAACGCAAACGGGCGGAGCAGAAGATCATAGAGTCGGAGCGATCTCTCCAGGCAATCCTTGCCGCTTCCCCCATAGGCATCGGCCAGGTGAAAGATAGGGTCATCCAATGGGTAAACGAGGCCATGTGCCAACTATCCGGCTATACGCTCAAGGAACTTAAGGGCAAAAGCACCAGAATTTTGCACGAAAGCGATGAATCATTCAGGTTGGTCGGCGAGTCCCTCTATACCATCGGAGAAGCCGAACACAGACTGGTAAGGAAAGACGGGACCTTGCGGGATATCTTCGTACATATCTCAACAACAGGCAGTTATTCCTTCACCTTCACCGTTACCGATATAACGAGGCTCAAACAAATCGAGAGAGACTTAAAGAAGAGCGAACTGCTCTATCGCACCTTGGTAGAAACATCATCGGAAATCATCATGCTGAGAGACGCCAACCGCAAGCGCGTATACGTGTCCCCGAACGTCACCAAGGTTCTCGGATATACCGTTGATGAGTTTCTCGCCGAAAGCCGGGCCGGCTTCGTGCACCCCGATTCAGCCGCAGCGGTGGATGCCACACGCCCCTGGGCCCTGGCGCACCCGGGTGAACCTGTGCATTTCGTAGCAAGGGGCCGCCACAAAGATGGCAGCTGGCGATGGTTTGAGTTTACGGTGAGAAACCTACTCCAGGACCCGAACGTGGCTTCAATGGTTTTCAACCTCCACGACATCACGGAGCTCAAAGAAGCTGAAGAAGCCTTAAGAGCAAGTCAGCTTCACTTAACCGAAGCAATGGACCTCGCCCATATCGTCTACTGGGAGTTCGATCCGGAGGCACAGACATATATATTCAATGATCCCTTCTATGCCCTGTATGGCACAACGGCCGAGCGGGAGGGTGGGTATAGAATGACAAGAGAAGAGTACGCAAAACGGTTTATATACCCCGATGACTTACCCCTATTCTATCAATTTGTGAAACAGAATACATCACGATCGGAACTCAATTCCGTTGGGCAGATTGAACACCGCGTCATTCGTCGCGACGGTGAGGTGCGTCATATAGTGGGGCGAGCAAGCGTGATTAAGGATGACTCCGGCCGCATCGTCAAAAGATACGGAGCAAATCAGGACATTACGGACCGAAAGAAAATGGAAGAAGCATTGCAGGAAGGCGAAGAAAAATTCAGAAGAATGTTCGAAGAAAGCCCTTTGGGTATGGTGATGGTCGACTCTGGTTTCCACTTTATCAGAACCAATGCTGCCTTCTGCAGAATGCTCGGGTATACGGAACAGGAACTGGCTGCACTCACATTCAAGGACATAACGCATCCCGAGCACCTCGATAGCGATGTGCGTAACGTAGGGGACCTGACCAGTGGAAAGATACCTCTGTACCGGACCGAGAAACGATATATCCGCAAGAATAAGACCATTCTTTGGGGATCGATTACCGTGAACATAATCCGTGACCGGGACGGTCAATTTTCGCATTTTCTTACCACGATAGAGGACATCAGCCAGCGGAAGCAAGCCGAAGAAGAGAAGAGACGTCTCGAATCCCAACTCCACCAGGCGAGCAAACTGGAGGCCATCGGTACACTGGCCGGAGGCGTTGCCCACGATTTTAACAATATCCTCACCTCGCTTTTGGGATATGCAGCACTGCTCAAAATGAAGTTGAATAACCCAACCCTGCAAGCGTACGTGGATCAGATTCTCTCCGCTTCGCATAAGGCCACGGATCTGATTCAAAGTCTTTTGGCGTTCAGCAGACAACAGGCAATCAGGCTCGAACCGGTGAGCCTGCACCGTATGATCCGAGGCACGGAGAAGCTTCTCAAACGCTTGCTCACAGAAGATATACGCGTTAGGACGATGCTATCGGAAGAGGACATTACGATCATGGCTGACGCGACACAGATCGACCAGATACTCTTTAATCTCGCCACCAATGCGAGAGACGCCATGCCGCAGGGCGGAGCCTTGACCATAGAGACAAAATCGGTGGAGTTAGACAACGACTTTCGGCGATTTTACGGATTCGGCGAACCGGGCCGCTATGCCCTTCTCGCCGTTTCGGACACAGGCGTGGGTATGGACGAGGCTACAAAGGAACATATATTTGATCCCTTTTTTACCACCAAGGAGGTGGGAAAAGGAACCGGACTCGGGCTTTCGACGGTTTACGGGATCGTGAAGCAACACAACGGTTATATTAACGTGTACAGCGAGCCAAACAAGGGAACGACCTTCCATATTTATCTGCCTGCCGTGGCTAAAGCGGGTGAGGATGACGCTTCCGCCCCCGCCCCGATCAAAGGAGGCAACGAAACCATCCTGATCGCAGAAGATAATGAACCACTCCGCACGCTCATTGGCAAGATACTCATGGAATACGGATATAAGACCATTGAAGCCGTTGACGGAGCGGACGCAGTTGAACAGTTCAAGAACGCCGTGAGCGTTGATCTTCTCCTCCTGGATTCTGTTATGCCAAGAAAGAACGGATGGGAAGCGTATCAGGAGATACGTAAAATCAAGCCGGATATTAAGGTGGTCTTCACGAGCGGCCACACGAGAGACGTGTTTCTGGATAAGGGGATTGAGGATGGAAAACTCAATTTCCTCAAAAAGCCTATCTTACCCCAGACCCTCTTGCAGAAGATTCGAGAGGTACTCGACCACGAGGATTCAAATTGA
- a CDS encoding aldo/keto reductase, with the protein MDKRLLGPQKVEVSAIGLGCMAMSGLYGPSSDEESIATIRAGFDAGITLFDTGDFYGMGHNEMLIREALKNMGRDRVLISVKFGALRDPAGNWNGNDCRPQAMKNFLAYSLKRLGVDYVDIYRPARLDRAVPVEETIGAIGEMVKAGYVRYIGLSEVGVGTIHRAAAAHPICDLQIEYSLFSRGIESRILPACRELGIGITAYGVLSRGLISNRSHRQRAASSDLRARYPRFTSPNLEKNLALVEALGAVAHEKGVSVSQLAIAWVATQGKDIVPLIGARKREDLSDALNACDMALTHEDLVRIEAAVPLGASAGERYAPPMLKELDSERDG; encoded by the coding sequence ATGGATAAGAGGTTACTTGGCCCGCAAAAGGTGGAGGTATCTGCGATCGGTCTCGGATGCATGGCCATGTCAGGCCTGTACGGCCCCTCAAGCGATGAGGAAAGTATTGCGACGATCCGGGCCGGTTTCGATGCGGGGATCACCTTGTTCGATACAGGCGATTTTTACGGGATGGGACATAATGAAATGTTGATCCGTGAAGCCCTGAAGAATATGGGGCGGGACCGCGTTCTCATAAGCGTGAAGTTCGGCGCGCTCAGGGATCCCGCGGGCAACTGGAACGGAAACGACTGCAGGCCGCAAGCCATGAAGAACTTTCTGGCATACTCGCTCAAGAGACTCGGCGTAGACTATGTTGATATTTACCGTCCCGCCAGGCTTGACCGGGCCGTGCCCGTAGAGGAGACCATCGGCGCAATCGGGGAAATGGTGAAGGCCGGGTATGTCCGGTATATCGGCCTCTCGGAAGTCGGCGTCGGGACAATCCACCGCGCCGCAGCCGCGCATCCTATCTGCGATCTTCAGATAGAATACTCACTTTTCTCACGAGGCATCGAATCGCGAATTTTGCCTGCCTGTCGGGAGCTGGGCATAGGAATAACCGCATACGGGGTGCTGTCGCGCGGCCTTATCAGTAACCGCTCGCACAGACAGAGGGCTGCTTCCTCCGACCTGAGGGCGAGATACCCGCGGTTCACCTCCCCCAATCTGGAGAAGAACCTCGCCCTTGTTGAGGCGCTTGGTGCTGTGGCACATGAGAAGGGTGTGAGCGTCTCACAGCTTGCCATTGCCTGGGTGGCCACGCAAGGCAAGGATATCGTTCCCCTGATAGGGGCGCGTAAACGGGAAGATCTCTCGGACGCACTTAACGCCTGCGACATGGCGCTGACTCATGAGGATCTTGTGAGAATTGAGGCAGCGGTACCGCTCGGGGCCTCAGCAGGGGAACGATATGCCCCTCCCATGCTCAAGGAACTCGATAGCGAACGGGATGGATAG
- a CDS encoding universal stress protein, with the protein MFTPKRILVPTDFSAYSDKALEQAIDLSKQYKSTIYLIHVVDIIRQCSMDYCMDPRTLEILEKDSMAMAERMLKEQVDRIPESKSVDIKRDIRKGGPPSEEILRIQAANQIDLIVIASHGKTGLLHHLIGSVAEKVTRGAKCPVLLVRA; encoded by the coding sequence ATGTTTACGCCGAAACGGATTCTTGTACCGACAGATTTTTCCGCATATTCAGACAAGGCCCTCGAACAGGCAATAGACTTAAGCAAGCAGTACAAATCAACGATCTACCTTATTCATGTCGTCGACATTATCCGGCAATGCTCCATGGACTATTGCATGGATCCCCGCACGCTTGAGATACTTGAAAAGGACAGCATGGCCATGGCGGAGAGAATGCTTAAGGAGCAGGTTGACAGAATCCCTGAATCGAAATCTGTCGATATCAAACGGGACATACGCAAGGGCGGACCGCCTTCGGAAGAGATATTGAGAATACAGGCAGCAAATCAGATCGATCTTATTGTCATAGCCTCTCACGGCAAGACGGGACTTCTCCACCACCTCATAGGCAGTGTAGCCGAGAAGGTCACGAGAGGGGCAAAATGTCCCGTACTCCTTGTGAGGGCGTGA
- a CDS encoding ferredoxin produces MRVTIDKSLCAGCGTCVVICPQVFEMQDDLAVNIIGEDQDIPGDYETMCEDASDSCPVEAIVIER; encoded by the coding sequence ATGAGAGTGACTATCGATAAAAGTCTCTGTGCAGGATGCGGCACCTGCGTGGTCATATGTCCTCAAGTTTTCGAGATGCAGGATGACCTGGCAGTAAATATCATTGGCGAGGATCAAGATATACCGGGGGATTACGAGACGATGTGCGAGGATGCATCCGACTCGTGCCCCGTGGAGGCCATTGTTATCGAGCGATAG
- a CDS encoding DUF488 domain-containing protein, translating into MIKVKRIYERPANDDGLRVLVDRLWPRGVSKDDARIGLWLKDIGPSAELRQWFSHDPARWKEFKRRYFNELQGRQALVSEIIKKERRGTITLLYGAKDEQFNNGLALKEYLEIKKNETGIA; encoded by the coding sequence GTGATAAAGGTTAAACGGATATACGAAAGACCAGCGAACGATGATGGCCTGAGGGTCCTTGTAGATCGTCTATGGCCCCGGGGCGTGAGCAAAGATGACGCTAGAATCGGTCTCTGGCTTAAGGACATCGGGCCGAGCGCCGAGCTCAGGCAATGGTTTTCCCACGATCCGGCCAGGTGGAAAGAATTCAAGCGCAGGTATTTTAATGAACTGCAAGGCAGACAGGCCCTCGTCAGTGAGATCATAAAAAAGGAAAGAAGAGGGACGATCACGCTTCTTTATGGGGCCAAAGATGAACAGTTCAACAACGGTCTGGCGCTCAAGGAGTATCTCGAAATCAAGAAAAATGAGACGGGTATAGCCTGA
- a CDS encoding glycosyltransferase family 39 protein has product MIDHKKQVYRYLILLFITVVPLFSLGISNHGLWSADEPRVGEIGREMALTGSWAVPTLNQKPFLEEPPFYYGALALTFNAFGISDKVVRIPSALFAFGSVLVLFFMANFLYGPRVALISGIILATTGEFFRVAHWVIVDGALTFFVMSAMALFVAGYLAQSQKKKLLSYALFYVACTLAFYTKGFIGIVIPGLSILAFLVLEKNLREILKMRLWLGFLIFIAMTLPWFIALWRAAGSEYLNVFFVHNHLQRFLPASLAGKISTSASGHHNPFYYYVTEFPSGFLPWSILIIPVLCHAFSRSVLLKSASDHRSGTGRLLAKCWFFAGILFLSVASTKRTLYLMPIFAPMALLTASYIDWTIISSTQKKLGTLFHWVFSVFLLVIGLAMTPAYFFLKKMFLSGVSAGFFIAVLAFAILVTAASVASITYLSRKSFKTYWVSITVSIVLLLLFALTAIVPILDKHKSFVPFSRHVAAMVPAGEPLYGYQPDETLRGAVPFYTGRYVTEIENLSNDLLDQKEPFYIMIRDKREDLEKTLLSNGRLHVLVKQEMGTDRTLVLLSNQATEKPFILGDPFQKVGKNRNGGVKQP; this is encoded by the coding sequence ATGATCGATCACAAGAAACAGGTTTATAGGTACCTGATCCTGCTCTTCATCACGGTGGTGCCTCTTTTTTCTCTCGGTATCTCAAATCACGGTCTCTGGTCGGCCGACGAGCCGAGGGTGGGCGAGATAGGTAGGGAAATGGCCCTTACGGGTAGCTGGGCTGTACCTACGCTCAATCAGAAGCCCTTTCTCGAGGAGCCGCCGTTCTATTACGGCGCGCTTGCGCTCACCTTTAACGCCTTCGGTATCTCTGACAAGGTCGTAAGAATCCCTTCGGCGCTCTTTGCCTTTGGATCGGTTCTCGTTCTCTTCTTCATGGCAAATTTTCTCTACGGCCCCAGGGTTGCCCTCATCTCAGGCATCATCCTGGCAACAACGGGCGAGTTCTTCCGGGTGGCCCACTGGGTCATCGTGGATGGCGCTCTCACGTTCTTCGTCATGAGCGCCATGGCGTTGTTCGTCGCTGGCTACCTCGCCCAAAGCCAGAAAAAGAAGCTTCTCTCATATGCCCTCTTCTACGTAGCGTGCACGCTTGCCTTCTACACAAAAGGTTTTATCGGTATTGTAATTCCTGGTTTAAGCATCCTCGCCTTTCTCGTCCTTGAAAAGAATTTGAGAGAGATCCTGAAAATGCGACTCTGGCTTGGTTTTCTCATCTTTATCGCTATGACTTTGCCCTGGTTCATCGCGCTCTGGCGCGCGGCAGGCTCAGAGTATCTCAACGTCTTTTTTGTACATAATCATCTCCAGCGATTCCTTCCGGCAAGTTTAGCTGGTAAGATTTCCACAAGTGCGTCGGGCCACCACAACCCGTTCTACTATTATGTTACGGAATTTCCCAGCGGCTTCCTTCCCTGGAGCATCCTGATCATACCGGTCCTCTGCCATGCCTTTTCCAGATCCGTTCTCTTAAAGAGCGCCTCCGATCACCGTTCAGGTACGGGCCGCTTGCTAGCCAAATGTTGGTTCTTCGCTGGAATTCTTTTCTTAAGCGTGGCATCAACCAAACGAACTCTCTACCTCATGCCAATATTCGCACCCATGGCCCTTCTCACCGCATCATATATCGACTGGACCATAATATCTTCGACGCAAAAGAAACTCGGCACTCTTTTCCACTGGGTCTTTAGCGTGTTTCTCCTCGTGATCGGTCTCGCCATGACCCCTGCCTATTTCTTTTTGAAGAAGATGTTTCTCTCGGGCGTCTCTGCCGGCTTTTTCATCGCGGTACTTGCCTTCGCCATCCTCGTTACGGCCGCCTCGGTGGCGTCGATCACATACCTTTCTCGTAAGAGTTTCAAAACATACTGGGTTTCGATCACCGTTTCCATCGTCTTGTTGCTCCTCTTTGCATTGACCGCCATCGTGCCCATTCTCGATAAGCACAAGAGCTTCGTCCCCTTCTCACGGCATGTAGCTGCCATGGTGCCCGCGGGCGAACCTCTCTACGGCTATCAGCCCGATGAAACCTTAAGAGGCGCGGTGCCGTTCTATACCGGACGTTATGTCACCGAAATAGAGAACTTGAGCAACGACCTTCTCGACCAAAAAGAGCCCTTCTACATCATGATCAGGGACAAGAGAGAGGACCTGGAAAAGACATTATTGTCCAACGGCAGGCTCCATGTGCTGGTAAAACAGGAGATGGGCACGGACCGGACGCTCGTGCTTCTGTCGAATCAGGCCACCGAAAAACCCTTTATCCTGGGAGACCCGTTTCAGAAGGTAGGGAAGAATAGAAATGGCGGGGTAAAACAACCGTAA
- a CDS encoding hemerythrin domain-containing protein → MNPTRYLKNEHNTIKRILSMLLRICNRLEPEKHIDEEHLRRIVDFIGAFADAYQHENEEDLLFPLLEESGFRRNWGALAEIASEHEEVRRSLGHLCKAVCDYRKGEKNAPERILTRAREYIPFLMAHIQKEDMGLIHAADGLPDEIQNKLMKNFERDRGPDNGFKRQKNLKRLLYRCERIYAG, encoded by the coding sequence ATGAACCCAACCAGGTATTTAAAGAATGAGCACAACACGATCAAGAGGATTCTGAGCATGTTGCTCAGGATTTGCAATAGACTGGAGCCGGAAAAACATATCGACGAAGAGCATCTCAGGCGGATAGTCGATTTCATCGGCGCATTTGCCGATGCATACCAGCACGAAAACGAAGAAGACCTGCTGTTTCCCCTTTTGGAGGAAAGTGGTTTTCGGAGAAACTGGGGCGCTCTGGCAGAAATAGCGAGCGAACATGAAGAGGTGCGCAGATCGTTGGGGCATCTGTGCAAGGCCGTGTGTGATTACCGGAAAGGCGAGAAGAACGCCCCGGAGAGGATCCTAACCCGGGCGAGAGAGTATATCCCTTTCCTCATGGCCCATATACAAAAGGAGGATATGGGGCTCATTCATGCAGCAGACGGTCTCCCCGATGAAATACAGAATAAGCTCATGAAGAATTTTGAGCGCGACCGTGGCCCGGACAACGGTTTCAAGAGGCAGAAAAACCTGAAAAGGCTCTTATATCGATGTGAGCGGATATATGCCGGATGA
- a CDS encoding HAMP domain-containing sensor histidine kinase — translation MAEAALTDENSNKEWRGLAGDMVSECDHLLDMINTMLDISEAEAGVMSVNVEEMDMVSLIHDAAELFRPLAEDKGIAVTVEVPASLPLTSDRRKLQRVLGNILDNAIKFSRPSGMISLKAYAEDDRIVVHVSDNGVGILKQDLPHIFDRFFRGEKSRSEPGSGLGLSLAKALAASLKASITVESASRQGSVFTVVLPRHFYSSLPSETGLPG, via the coding sequence ATGGCCGAGGCGGCGCTCACGGACGAGAACTCGAATAAAGAGTGGCGTGGGCTGGCGGGTGATATGGTCTCTGAGTGCGACCATCTTCTTGACATGATCAATACCATGCTTGACATTTCGGAGGCCGAGGCAGGCGTTATGAGCGTCAATGTTGAAGAGATGGACATGGTCTCACTCATACATGATGCGGCCGAGCTTTTTCGGCCTCTGGCAGAGGATAAGGGTATTGCCGTAACAGTAGAGGTGCCCGCCTCCCTGCCTCTTACGAGTGACCGGCGCAAGCTCCAGCGCGTTCTCGGCAACATTCTGGACAACGCGATAAAATTCAGTAGACCTTCTGGCATGATTTCTTTGAAGGCATACGCTGAGGATGATAGGATCGTTGTGCACGTTAGCGATAACGGTGTCGGCATCCTTAAGCAAGACCTGCCGCACATCTTCGATCGTTTCTTTCGGGGAGAGAAGAGCCGATCGGAGCCGGGCAGCGGTCTTGGCCTGAGTCTGGCAAAGGCCCTGGCCGCGTCCCTTAAGGCTTCGATAACGGTAGAGAGCGCGTCTCGCCAGGGCAGTGTCTTTACGGTTGTTTTACCCCGCCATTTCTATTCTTCCCTACCTTCTGAAACGGGTCTCCCAGGATAA
- a CDS encoding Hsp20/alpha crystallin family protein: MARKQSTEVAKRESGRSLSAPWDLDRWFDDFFWKPFPIVGFPRPRALMEEISPSVDMYEEGGEIVLKAELPGMKKEDIDVKPMDSMITISGEKEKKEEVKKKDYYKWECSYGSFKRSFGLPAQVQSDKIKTKYRDGILEIRMPKTEEAKKKEVKVKVQ, encoded by the coding sequence ATGGCAAGGAAACAGTCTACGGAGGTTGCAAAACGGGAGAGTGGAAGGTCGTTGTCTGCCCCCTGGGACCTCGACAGATGGTTTGACGACTTTTTCTGGAAACCTTTTCCTATAGTCGGTTTTCCGAGACCAAGGGCGCTCATGGAGGAGATTTCTCCATCGGTAGATATGTACGAAGAGGGTGGTGAAATCGTGCTCAAGGCTGAGTTACCGGGTATGAAAAAAGAAGATATCGACGTGAAGCCTATGGACTCTATGATCACCATATCCGGCGAGAAAGAGAAGAAAGAGGAAGTCAAGAAGAAAGACTACTACAAATGGGAATGTTCTTACGGCTCTTTCAAAAGGAGTTTCGGCCTGCCGGCTCAGGTGCAGTCCGATAAGATAAAGACCAAGTACCGGGACGGCATTCTCGAAATAAGGATGCCCAAGACCGAAGAGGCCAAGAAGAAAGAGGTGAAAGTAAAAGTGCAGTAG